In a single window of the Zea mays cultivar B73 chromosome 5, Zm-B73-REFERENCE-NAM-5.0, whole genome shotgun sequence genome:
- the LOC103626102 gene encoding protein TIFY 3 isoform X1: MVDQYVYDSVPPEKAQAIMLIAAAAAAAAATKGSAATAFNPPMVHTATVAPAAVFSPVLTRSPSLQSTSVAAGQAQVVADPSSISKLHADLPIARRHSLQRFLEKRRDRVVRKAPYSPAKSFDGMESAGMEMTADGKQGARPSILKGWGAAKSEV; this comes from the exons ATGGTGGATCAGTATGTGTATGACTCGGTGCCACCAGAAAAG GCTCAGGCAATCATGCTTATAGCTGCAGCTGCGGCAGCTGCGGCAGCCACCAAAGGCAGTGCTGCCACTGCTTTTAATCCTCCAATGGTACATACAGCCACTGTCGCCCCAGCAGCAGTCTTCTCTCCTGTGCTTACACGGTCTCCATCACTGCAGAGCACTTCTGTAGCAGCTGGACAAGCTCAGGTTGTTGCTGACCCTAGCTCAATAAGCAAGCTTCACGCTG ATCTCCCCATTGCCAGGAGGCACTCTCTCCAGCGCTTCCTTGAGAAACGTCGTGACAG GGTCGTGCGCAAAGCTCCGTATAGCCCCGCCAAGTCGTTCGATGGCATGGAGTCAGCGGGAATGGAGATGACTGCGGACGGCAAGCAGGGCGCAAGGCCCAGTATCTTGAAAGGTTGGGGAGCCGCGAAGTCTGAAGTCTGA
- the LOC103626102 gene encoding protein TIFY 3 isoform X2 encodes MVDQYVYDSVPPEKAQAIMLIAAAAAAAAATKGSAATAFNPPMSTSVAAGQAQVVADPSSISKLHADLPIARRHSLQRFLEKRRDRVVRKAPYSPAKSFDGMESAGMEMTADGKQGARPSILKGWGAAKSEV; translated from the exons ATGGTGGATCAGTATGTGTATGACTCGGTGCCACCAGAAAAG GCTCAGGCAATCATGCTTATAGCTGCAGCTGCGGCAGCTGCGGCAGCCACCAAAGGCAGTGCTGCCACTGCTTTTAATCCTCCAATG AGCACTTCTGTAGCAGCTGGACAAGCTCAGGTTGTTGCTGACCCTAGCTCAATAAGCAAGCTTCACGCTG ATCTCCCCATTGCCAGGAGGCACTCTCTCCAGCGCTTCCTTGAGAAACGTCGTGACAG GGTCGTGCGCAAAGCTCCGTATAGCCCCGCCAAGTCGTTCGATGGCATGGAGTCAGCGGGAATGGAGATGACTGCGGACGGCAAGCAGGGCGCAAGGCCCAGTATCTTGAAAGGTTGGGGAGCCGCGAAGTCTGAAGTCTGA